The Streptomyces pratensis genomic interval GAGCTGACCGTCGTCGCCGACGACGTGGACGCCGTGGCCGGCCTGGCCCTCGTCCACGGCCAGGAGGCGCGCAGGGAGCACGACCACGACGGCCGGCCGTGCCTCCGGCTGAGCAGCCCGGAAGGGCTCACCTTCCGTGTCGTACAGCGCACCCCGCTCCACGTCACCGGGCGGGCATGAAAGAAGGGCCCCGTCGACGGTCGGTCGTCGTCGGGGCCCTTCTCGTACAAAGGTACTGCCGTTTACTGCTCGGCGAGTACGGCCTCGGATTCGAGGGTCACACCGACCGCCTGGATCACCGAAGCGATCTTGACGGCCTCCTGAATGGTCTCACGGCCCACACCGGCCTTGCGCAGCACCTGCTCGTGGGAGTCGAGGCACTGGCCGCAGCCGTTGATCGCCGAGACGGCGAGCGACCACAGCTCGAAGTCGATCTTCTCCACGCCCGGCTTGCCGATGACGTTCATCCGCAGACCCGCACGGAGGTTTCCGTACTCGGGGTCCGACAGCAGGTGCCGGGTGCGGTAGAAGACGTTGTTCATCGCCATGATCGCGGCGGCCGACTTCGCCGCGGTGTACGCCTCGGCGGAGAGATTGGCCTTGGCCTCCGGCTCCAGCTCGCGCAGCACCTTCGGCGAGCGCGAGGCGATCGCGCAGGCCAGGACGGTGCCCCAGAGCTGCTGCTGGGGAAGCTCGCTGTTGCCGATGACCGAACCGAGGTTCAGCTTCAGGTCCTTGGCGAAGTCCGGTATGGCGGACTTCAGTTCATCGAGTGCCATGTCGTATCAGCTCACTCGCCCGAGAGGAGGGCGACCGGGTCGAGGGTGTTCTCGCCCTTGGTCCAGTTGCAGGGGCAGAGCTCGTCGGTCTGCAGGGCGTCGAGGACCCGCAGGACCTCCTTGGGGTTACGGCCCACGGAACCGGCGGTCACCATCGTGAACTGGATCTCGTTGTTCTGGTCGACGATGAAGACGGCGCGCTGGGCGAAGCCGTCCTCGCCCTCGATGCCGAGGTCACGCATGAGCTCGTGCTTCGAGTCGGCCAGCATCGGGAAGGGCAGGTCGGTCAGGTCCGGGTGGTCCTTGCGCCAGGCGTGGTGCACGAACTCGGAGTCACCGGAGAAGCCGAGGACCTGCGCGTCACGGTCGGCGAACTCGTCGTTCAGCTTGCCGAAGGCGGCGATCTCGGTGGGGCACACGAAGGTGAAGTCCTTCGGCCACGCGAAGACGATCTTCCACTGACCCTCGTAGGTCTTGTGGTTGATCTGCTCGAACTCCTTGCCGCTCTCCAGCGACACGCAAGCGGTCAGGTCGAACTCGGGGAACTTGTCACCGACAGTGAGCACGCGCACTCCTTGCTGCGTAGGAAATCCCCTTTTGGGGGCGTTCCTGGGGGTTGGACTGCCCCCACCTTGGCACACAGTGCATTGATCACGGAAATAGCTACACTCGGTCGGGATGATCGGAGGTGCCTATCAGTGGCGTATGTAAATCAGGCTATTAGGGTCAAGCAGCCCAGCCTCTCGCAGCTGCGCGCCTTCGCGGCCGTGGCGGAGCACCTGCACTTCCGGGACGCGGCGGCGGCAATCGGGATGAGTCAGCCGGCGCTCTCCGGGGCCGTGTCCGCGCTGGAGGTGGCACTGGGTGTCCAGCTCATCGAGCGTACGACGCGAAAGGTGCTGCTCACGCCCGCGGGGGAGCGCCTCGCGGTGCGGAGCAGGGTGGTGCTGGAGGCGCTCGGTGAGCTGATGGAGGAGGCCGAGGCGGTGCGGGCGCCCTTCACCGGGATACTCAGGCTCGGCGTGATCCCGACGGTCGCGCCGTACCTGCTTCCGGCCGTGCTCCGGCTGGTCCATGAGCGCTACCCGGACCTGGATCTCCAGGTCCACGAGGAGCAGACCTCCTCGCTGCTGGACGGACTGGCGGCCGGGCGGCTGGACCTACTGCTGCTCGCCGTGCCGCTGGGAGTCCCGGGTGTCACGGAACTACCGCTGTTCGACGAGGACTTCGTGCTCGTCATGGAGAAGGGGCACCAGCTCGCCGGGCGCACCGGCCTGCCGCGCGAGACGCTTCGCGACCTGCCGTTGCTGCTGCTCGACGAGGGGCACTGCCTGCGCGACCAGGCGCTGGACATCTGCCGGGAGGCGGGGCGCACCCAGGGGGCGCCGGTGACGACGACCGCGGCCGGCCTCTCCACCCTCGTCCAGCTCGTCGCGGGCGGGCTCGGGGTGACGCTGCTGCCGCGTACGGCGGTGACGGTGGAGACAGGGCGGAACGAGGCCCTCTCCACCGGGTACTTCATGGACCCGGCGCCCTCGCGGCGGGTGGCGCTGGCGGTGCGGACGGGATCGGCGCGGCACGAGGAGTTCGAGGAGCTCGCGACCGCGCTGCGCGGTGCGCTGGGGACACTGCCGGTACGGGTGCCCGAAGAGGGGTGAGCGCGCCCGCCCGGCGCGCCCACCCCTCCGCACTACTCCGTGCGCAGCCCGTCGGGCCGCATCATGCGCCACAGCAGCGGCAGGGACAGCAGTGTCACGGCCAGGACGAGGGCCCCGCCGGCACCCGCCATCGGCAGGAACAGCCACCACCGGGTCACGGTCTTGGCCAGCATCCAGGTCATGACGGCGCCGAGTCCGAGCCCGCCGGCGATCGCGACCAGGAGGCCGATGACCACCGGTACCGCGGTCTGCCAGAGCACCGACCAGCCGAGGGTGGCGCGCCTGGTACCGAAGGCGACCAGGACCGACAGCAGCCGCTTGCGCTCCCGGAGCTGTTCCAGCTGGGAGATCAGCATCGAGGCGGCGATGAGCATCAGTGTCGCCACCGCGCCGAACCGGAGGCCTGTCTGCACGCTCTCGTACTGGCGGTCCCGCGTCACCGAGGTGAGGGTGGCGACGTGCATGGCGGGGTCGATCCTGGCTGCCGTGTTCCGTACGTGCTCGGCGACATCCGCCACGCTCTCGTCGACCTTGATCTGCACGACGGTCTGGGCGGACGGCAGCGTGCGCGGGTCCACGGCTCCGACGGTCGCCATGATGCCCCAGTGCTCCTCGCCGAGGGGGTCGGGGGCGGCGGTGACGGTCGGGGCGTCCGCGGGGAGGGTCCAGCGCACGGACCGGGCGCCGGGGTCGAGTTCGACGGCGGAGTTGAGCTCGACCTCCTTGCCCTTGCGTGCCGTTTCGTCCATCCAGTCGCTCATCTCCTTGTTGTTCCTGGGATGGACCACGAAGGCGTCACCCTCCTTGCACGAGTCGATCTCGGCCAGCTCCTTCAAGGTGGCGCAGTCGCCGACGCTGAGCGAGGTGGTGGGCATGACCTCGCCCTCCTTGACCTTCCCCGGCCTGGTCGCATAGGTCTCGACCGTGCCGATGACTGCTTCCACGCCCCGGGTGGACCGGAACGCCTCGATGGCCCGGGCCGCGGCGTCGCCGCTGACCGTCTCCGAGTAGGTGTGGAACTGTGCCCGCTTCGGGTCCTGTCCCGTGATCTGCTTGAACTCGTCGCCCATCGCAGCGAACAGCATCTGCAGGGCCACCGCTCCGGCCACCGCCACGGTGATGCCGCTGACCGCGCGGGACGCCGCACCGCTGTTCAGCTGGAGCCGGCGGATTGCCAGCTGCCAGGGCAGGGGGCCGCCGCGCAGATGGTTCACGCAGGCCTCGACCAGCCAGGGGAGCAGCAGCGCGAGCCCGAAGAGAACCAGTACGGCGCCGGCTGCGATCGGGTACGGGTCGACGGGTGTGAACTCGTCGACCCTTCCCGTGAGTCCCAGCACGGCCAGTCCCAGGACCGGTATCGGCAGACGCCACCAGAGGCGGCGCCTGCGGCTGCCCGCGCTGCGGACGACGCCCAGCGGCTCGACGACCACCGAGCGCATGGCGACGAGCGTGACCAGTACGGCGGCGAGAGGCACGGCGACGGCGATCAGCGCCGCCAGCCATGCGGCGGGGGTCAGGTCGGACGGGAAGGCGCTGTGGTTCCACACCGTGAGGTGGCCGACGAACCTGCGGCCCACGAGGAAGAACGCCAGCCCGGCCAGCAGCCCGAGCAGCGAACCGAACAGGGCTTCGCCGGCTGCGATCCGGCGGGTCGTCCGTATGTCCGTACCGATCAGGCGGAGGGCGGCGAGCCGGCGGTCACGGCGGTCGCCGCCGAACCGGACGGCCGTGGCGATGAAGATCGCGACGGGTGCCAGAAGCACGACGCAGATCATGACGACGAGGACGACCAGGACGGGCGTGAGCGGCTCGTCCGGGGTGTCGTCGCCGTAACCGGCCAGCCGGTGCCCGCCGGCGGCGGGGGTCAGGGAGTCGCTGCCCACGTAGAAGTACAGCTCGTGGGGGGAGCGAAGCCCCTCGTCGGCGATGGTCGAGGTGATCCGGTACGGCAGGCGCTCCTTGAGGAGCGCGCCCTCGGGTGAGGCCAGCAGTTCCCGGAGTGCGGGTGAGGCGGCCATCTCGCGCGGCCCAGGGAAGGCCGTGACGCCGGGTGGGAGGGCGGGGCGGGAGCCCTCGGCGCGCATCAGGAAGCCTTCGACGGTCCGGCCGCGGTACTCGGTCGACGCGCTGACGCGCAGGACCGTGGAGTCCGACTTCGGTACGCCCTTCTCGTAGCGCGACACCGAGGACTCCTCGCGGGCCTGGTCGCGCGCCGACCGCTGCTCCAGCAGGTGCGGCACGGACGAGGCGACCAGCAGCAGTGCCACGCCGAGACCCACGCCGACGGCGGTGAGGGCGGTCCGTGCCCAGCCCTCGCGGCCTCCCGCTGCGGCGAAGCGCATGCCGAGGCCGAGATCGCGCAGCCAGGTCATACGGCGTACTCCAGATCGCGGCACCGGCCGTCGCGTACGACGACGTCGCGGTCCGAGTACGCGGCGACGCGGGCTTCGTGCGTGACGAGCACGACGGCTGTGCCGGCGGTCCGGGCGGACTCGGTGAGCAGTTCCATGACCCGCTCGCCGTTGAGGGAGTCCAGCGCGCCGGTCGGCTCGTCGGCGAAGATCACCTTGGGGGAGGCCGCCAGGGCGCGGGCCACGGCGACGCGCTGGCCCTGACCGCCGGACACCTCGCCGGGGCGCTGGGTGGCGAGGTTCTCTGCCTCCAGCCGCCCCATCCATTCGAGCGCGGTGCGTTCGGCCTGCTTGCGCTTGACGCCGTTGAGGCGGAGGGGCAGGGCGACGTTCTCCACGCAGGTCAGCTCGGGGACGAGCTGTCCGAACTGGAAGACGAATCCGAAGTCGCTGCGGCGCAGGGCGCTTCGTTCGGCGTCGGACATCGCGGAGAGTTCGCGGCCGCCGTAGGTGATGGTGCCCGAGTCGGGGGTGACGATCCCGGCCAGGCAGTGCAGCAGGGTCGACTTGCCGGAGCCGGACGGGCCCATGACGGCGACGACCTCGCCGGGGTGGACGGAGAACGAGGCGCCGTCGAGCGCGGGGGTCGAGCCGTAGGTCTTGTGCAGTCCGTGGGCTGCGATCAGGGAGCCGGCGGGGGTCACGGGGCGACCACCTCGGCGAGCTTGCCGAGGCGCGCGGAGGTCAGTTCCAGCCAGCGCAGATCGGCTTCGAGGTGGAAGAGGGCGTGGTCGCAGATCAACTGGTCGGCGAGGTCGCCGCCGCGCTTGCGGTCGGTGAGGATGCGCATGAGGCGCAGGTGCTCGGAA includes:
- a CDS encoding alkyl hydroperoxide reductase, yielding MALDELKSAIPDFAKDLKLNLGSVIGNSELPQQQLWGTVLACAIASRSPKVLRELEPEAKANLSAEAYTAAKSAAAIMAMNNVFYRTRHLLSDPEYGNLRAGLRMNVIGKPGVEKIDFELWSLAVSAINGCGQCLDSHEQVLRKAGVGRETIQEAVKIASVIQAVGVTLESEAVLAEQ
- a CDS encoding peroxiredoxin; the protein is MLTVGDKFPEFDLTACVSLESGKEFEQINHKTYEGQWKIVFAWPKDFTFVCPTEIAAFGKLNDEFADRDAQVLGFSGDSEFVHHAWRKDHPDLTDLPFPMLADSKHELMRDLGIEGEDGFAQRAVFIVDQNNEIQFTMVTAGSVGRNPKEVLRVLDALQTDELCPCNWTKGENTLDPVALLSGE
- a CDS encoding hydrogen peroxide-inducible genes activator — encoded protein: MAYVNQAIRVKQPSLSQLRAFAAVAEHLHFRDAAAAIGMSQPALSGAVSALEVALGVQLIERTTRKVLLTPAGERLAVRSRVVLEALGELMEEAEAVRAPFTGILRLGVIPTVAPYLLPAVLRLVHERYPDLDLQVHEEQTSSLLDGLAAGRLDLLLLAVPLGVPGVTELPLFDEDFVLVMEKGHQLAGRTGLPRETLRDLPLLLLDEGHCLRDQALDICREAGRTQGAPVTTTAAGLSTLVQLVAGGLGVTLLPRTAVTVETGRNEALSTGYFMDPAPSRRVALAVRTGSARHEEFEELATALRGALGTLPVRVPEEG
- a CDS encoding ABC transporter permease; translated protein: MTWLRDLGLGMRFAAAGGREGWARTALTAVGVGLGVALLLVASSVPHLLEQRSARDQAREESSVSRYEKGVPKSDSTVLRVSASTEYRGRTVEGFLMRAEGSRPALPPGVTAFPGPREMAASPALRELLASPEGALLKERLPYRITSTIADEGLRSPHELYFYVGSDSLTPAAGGHRLAGYGDDTPDEPLTPVLVVLVVMICVVLLAPVAIFIATAVRFGGDRRDRRLAALRLIGTDIRTTRRIAAGEALFGSLLGLLAGLAFFLVGRRFVGHLTVWNHSAFPSDLTPAAWLAALIAVAVPLAAVLVTLVAMRSVVVEPLGVVRSAGSRRRRLWWRLPIPVLGLAVLGLTGRVDEFTPVDPYPIAAGAVLVLFGLALLLPWLVEACVNHLRGGPLPWQLAIRRLQLNSGAASRAVSGITVAVAGAVALQMLFAAMGDEFKQITGQDPKRAQFHTYSETVSGDAAARAIEAFRSTRGVEAVIGTVETYATRPGKVKEGEVMPTTSLSVGDCATLKELAEIDSCKEGDAFVVHPRNNKEMSDWMDETARKGKEVELNSAVELDPGARSVRWTLPADAPTVTAAPDPLGEEHWGIMATVGAVDPRTLPSAQTVVQIKVDESVADVAEHVRNTAARIDPAMHVATLTSVTRDRQYESVQTGLRFGAVATLMLIAASMLISQLEQLRERKRLLSVLVAFGTRRATLGWSVLWQTAVPVVIGLLVAIAGGLGLGAVMTWMLAKTVTRWWLFLPMAGAGGALVLAVTLLSLPLLWRMMRPDGLRTE
- a CDS encoding ABC transporter ATP-binding protein; its protein translation is MTPAGSLIAAHGLHKTYGSTPALDGASFSVHPGEVVAVMGPSGSGKSTLLHCLAGIVTPDSGTITYGGRELSAMSDAERSALRRSDFGFVFQFGQLVPELTCVENVALPLRLNGVKRKQAERTALEWMGRLEAENLATQRPGEVSGGQGQRVAVARALAASPKVIFADEPTGALDSLNGERVMELLTESARTAGTAVVLVTHEARVAAYSDRDVVVRDGRCRDLEYAV